A stretch of the Luteimonas sp. JM171 genome encodes the following:
- the actP gene encoding cation/acetate symporter ActP, with amino-acid sequence MLPLPALAQQPGQANTSAIVMFLVFIVATMFITWWAARRTKTTSDFYTAGGGITGFQNGLAIAGDYLSAASFLGIAGMVYVSGFDGMIYAIGFLFGWPVVMFLIAERLRNLGRYNFADVTSYRLGQTRMRVLASAASLLIIALYLIAQMVGAGKLIVLLFGIQYNIAVVIVGALMMVYVGFGGMTATTWVQIIKAVLMLFGASLLAFLVLFAFNFNPDAMLAEAVSVHPTGNAIMAPGAQVSGNPLNALSLGIALAFGTAGLPHILMRFFTVANAKEARKSVIYASTFIGYFYILTFIIGFGAIAILVRNPQFFEVASDGTFDIINGLIGGTNMVAVHLANAVGGSLLLGFLAAVTFATIVAVVAGLALAGAAAISHDLYANVFARGRATEKQQLRISRISTVTLGVLAILLGIVFENQNVAFMVGLAFAVAASANFPVLVLSIAWRGCTTRGATIGGFTGLIVATVWVLLSQTVWVDVFGFDSPITPFPNPGIISIPLAFIAIWLFSITDSSKAADEEREAFTALTVRSQTGIGASSASDH; translated from the coding sequence CTGCTCCCGCTGCCGGCCCTCGCGCAGCAGCCCGGGCAGGCCAACACGTCAGCCATCGTCATGTTCCTGGTGTTCATCGTGGCCACGATGTTCATCACCTGGTGGGCCGCGCGGCGGACCAAGACCACCTCGGACTTCTATACCGCCGGGGGCGGCATCACCGGCTTCCAGAACGGCCTGGCGATCGCCGGCGACTACCTGTCGGCGGCTTCGTTCCTGGGCATCGCCGGCATGGTCTACGTCAGCGGCTTCGACGGCATGATCTACGCCATCGGGTTCCTGTTCGGCTGGCCGGTGGTGATGTTCCTGATCGCCGAGCGGCTGAGGAACCTGGGCCGCTACAACTTCGCCGACGTCACCTCGTACCGGCTCGGGCAGACCAGGATGCGGGTGCTGGCCTCGGCCGCATCGCTGCTGATCATCGCCCTGTACCTGATCGCGCAGATGGTGGGCGCGGGCAAGCTGATCGTGCTGCTGTTCGGCATCCAGTACAACATCGCCGTGGTCATCGTCGGCGCGCTGATGATGGTCTACGTGGGCTTTGGCGGCATGACCGCCACCACGTGGGTGCAGATCATCAAGGCGGTGCTGATGCTGTTCGGCGCGTCACTGCTCGCCTTCCTGGTGCTGTTCGCGTTCAACTTCAACCCGGACGCGATGCTGGCCGAGGCGGTGAGCGTGCACCCGACCGGCAACGCGATCATGGCGCCGGGCGCGCAGGTCAGCGGCAATCCGCTCAACGCGCTGTCGCTGGGCATCGCCCTGGCGTTCGGCACCGCGGGCCTGCCGCACATCCTGATGCGGTTCTTCACCGTGGCCAATGCCAAGGAAGCGCGCAAGTCGGTGATCTACGCCAGCACCTTCATCGGCTACTTCTACATCCTGACCTTCATCATCGGCTTCGGCGCGATCGCGATCCTGGTCAGGAACCCGCAGTTCTTCGAAGTGGCCTCGGACGGCACGTTCGACATCATCAACGGGCTGATCGGCGGCACCAACATGGTGGCGGTGCACCTTGCCAACGCGGTGGGCGGCAGCCTGCTGCTGGGCTTCCTGGCCGCGGTCACCTTCGCCACCATCGTGGCGGTGGTGGCGGGCCTGGCCCTGGCCGGCGCGGCGGCGATCTCGCACGACCTGTACGCCAACGTGTTCGCGCGCGGACGGGCCACCGAGAAGCAGCAGCTGCGGATCTCGCGGATCTCCACCGTGACCCTGGGCGTGCTGGCGATCCTGCTGGGGATCGTGTTCGAGAACCAGAACGTGGCCTTCATGGTCGGCCTGGCCTTCGCGGTGGCGGCAAGCGCCAACTTCCCGGTGCTGGTGCTGTCGATCGCCTGGCGCGGCTGCACCACGCGCGGGGCGACCATCGGCGGCTTCACCGGGCTGATCGTGGCAACGGTGTGGGTGCTGCTGAGCCAGACGGTGTGGGTGGATGTGTTCGGGTTCGATTCCCCGATCACGCCGTTCCCGAACCCGGGCATCATCTCGATCCCGCTGGCGTTCATCGCGATCTGGCTGTTCTCGATCACCGACAGCAGCAAGGCGGCGGACGAGGAGCGCGAGGCGTTCACTGCGCTCACCGTGCGCAGCCAGACCGGCATCGGCGCTTCCTCGGCAAGCGACCACTGA
- a CDS encoding universal stress protein, with protein sequence MYKHILIATDGSELSSRGLEHGLRLASATGARATIITVTEPWQSVDAGQVWGGAASLLEEYRTHAEQAATKILDGARERASALGVEHETVYVADAYPGDAILETAEERDADVIVMASHGRRGLNRLLLGSQANTVITHSKIPVLVVR encoded by the coding sequence ATGTACAAGCACATCCTGATCGCCACCGACGGATCGGAACTGTCTTCCCGCGGCCTGGAGCACGGCTTGCGCCTTGCCAGCGCCACCGGCGCCCGCGCCACCATCATCACCGTCACGGAGCCATGGCAGTCGGTCGATGCCGGCCAGGTGTGGGGCGGCGCGGCCAGCCTGCTGGAGGAATACCGGACCCACGCGGAGCAGGCCGCGACGAAGATCCTGGACGGGGCCCGCGAGCGCGCCAGCGCGCTGGGGGTGGAGCATGAAACGGTGTACGTCGCCGATGCCTATCCGGGCGATGCGATCCTGGAGACCGCCGAGGAGCGCGACGCGGACGTCATCGTGATGGCCAGCCACGGCCGGCGCGGCCTCAACCGGCTGCTGCTGGGCAGCCAGGCCAACACCGTGATCACCCACAGCAAGATCCCGGTCCTGGTGGTGCGCTGA
- a CDS encoding sodium:solute symporter family protein: MDQFTINLIFVVGTFLIYIAIAVWARAGSTSEFYAAGRSVNPVMNGMATAADWMSAASFISMAGLIAFVGYGNSAYLMGWTGGYVLLALLLAPYLRKFGRFTVPDFIGERYYSRTARLVAVAALLLMSLTYVIGQMTGAGVAFSRFLEVESNTGLLIASAVVFVYAVLGGMKGITYTQVAQYIVLIIAYTIPAVFISLQLTGNPIPQLGLFSTHTESGMPLLARLDQILVDLGFNDYTGLHDSRLNMVLFTLSLMVGTAGLPHVIIRFFTVPKVSDARKSAGWALVFIALLYTVAPAVGAMARLNILTTIYPEGTQATSLAYDERPEWMHSWEQTGLLAFEDKNGDGLIQSYNETNPEFAAVAAERGWQGNEMVTFNQDILVLANPEIAGLPAWVIGLIAAGGLAAALSTAAGLLLAISSAVSHDLIKKTFKPDITEKGELLAARVSMAIAIVVATWLGMNPPGFAAQTVAFAFGLAASSLFPAIMMGIFYKRMNSTGAIVGMLVGLISTSVYLFTYKGWFFIAGTNMLADTPENWLFGISPLAFGSVGAALNFIAAYITMLVTKPAPEHIQHLVEDIRVPRGAGAATGHH; encoded by the coding sequence ATGGACCAGTTCACGATCAACCTCATCTTCGTCGTCGGCACCTTCCTGATCTACATCGCCATCGCGGTGTGGGCGCGTGCCGGGTCGACCTCCGAGTTCTATGCCGCCGGGCGCAGCGTCAACCCGGTGATGAACGGCATGGCCACCGCCGCCGACTGGATGTCCGCGGCCTCCTTCATCTCCATGGCCGGCCTGATCGCCTTCGTCGGCTATGGCAACTCCGCCTACCTCATGGGCTGGACCGGCGGCTACGTGCTGCTGGCGCTGCTGCTGGCACCGTACCTGCGCAAGTTCGGGCGCTTCACCGTCCCGGACTTCATCGGCGAGCGCTATTACAGCCGCACCGCCCGCCTGGTGGCGGTGGCTGCGCTGCTGCTGATGTCCCTGACCTACGTGATCGGCCAGATGACAGGCGCGGGCGTGGCGTTCTCGCGCTTTCTGGAAGTGGAGTCCAACACCGGCCTGTTGATCGCCTCGGCGGTGGTGTTCGTGTACGCGGTGCTGGGCGGCATGAAGGGCATCACCTACACCCAGGTGGCGCAGTACATCGTGCTGATCATCGCCTACACCATCCCGGCGGTGTTCATCTCGCTGCAGCTCACCGGCAATCCGATCCCGCAGCTGGGCCTGTTCTCGACCCACACCGAGTCCGGCATGCCGCTGCTGGCGCGGCTCGACCAGATCCTGGTGGACCTGGGCTTCAACGACTACACCGGCCTGCATGATTCGCGGCTCAACATGGTGCTGTTCACCCTCTCGCTGATGGTGGGCACCGCGGGCCTGCCGCACGTGATCATCCGCTTCTTCACCGTGCCCAAGGTGTCGGACGCGCGCAAATCGGCGGGCTGGGCGCTGGTCTTCATCGCCCTGCTCTACACGGTGGCGCCGGCGGTGGGCGCGATGGCGCGGCTGAACATCCTCACCACCATCTATCCCGAGGGCACCCAGGCCACCTCGCTCGCCTACGACGAGCGGCCGGAGTGGATGCACAGCTGGGAGCAGACGGGCCTGCTGGCGTTCGAGGACAAGAACGGCGACGGGCTGATCCAGTCCTACAACGAGACCAACCCCGAGTTCGCCGCGGTGGCCGCCGAGCGCGGCTGGCAGGGCAACGAGATGGTCACCTTCAACCAGGACATCCTGGTGCTGGCCAACCCGGAGATCGCTGGCTTGCCGGCCTGGGTGATCGGCCTGATCGCCGCTGGCGGCCTGGCCGCCGCGCTGTCGACCGCGGCGGGTCTGCTGCTGGCCATCTCGTCGGCCGTCAGCCACGACCTGATCAAGAAGACGTTCAAACCCGACATCACCGAGAAGGGGGAACTGCTGGCCGCGCGCGTGTCCATGGCCATCGCCATCGTGGTGGCCACCTGGCTGGGCATGAATCCACCCGGCTTCGCGGCCCAGACGGTGGCCTTCGCATTCGGGTTGGCGGCCAGCTCGCTCTTCCCGGCGATCATGATGGGCATCTTCTACAAGCGCATGAACTCCACCGGCGCGATCGTGGGCATGCTCGTGGGCCTGATCTCCACCAGCGTGTACCTGTTCACCTACAAGGGCTGGTTCTTCATCGCCGGGACCAACATGCTCGCCGACACCCCGGAAAACTGGCTGTTCGGGATCTCGCCGCTGGCGTTCGGCTCGGTCGGCGCGGCGCTGAACTTCATCGCCGCCTACATCACCATGCTGGTGACCAAGCCGGCGCCGGAGCATATCCAGCACCTGGTCGAGGACATCCGCGTCCCCCGCGGGGCCGGGGCCGCCACGGGCCACCACTGA
- a CDS encoding DUF4212 domain-containing protein yields MEKSAQAYWKANLRVIFICMAIWALVSYGFGIILRPMLEGIRIGGTDIGFWFAQQGSILTFIVLIFYYTWYMNRLDREFGVDEQ; encoded by the coding sequence ATGGAGAAGAGCGCGCAGGCCTACTGGAAGGCCAATCTCAGGGTCATTTTCATCTGCATGGCGATATGGGCGCTGGTGTCCTATGGCTTCGGCATCATCCTCAGGCCGATGCTCGAGGGCATCCGCATCGGCGGCACCGACATCGGGTTCTGGTTCGCCCAGCAGGGGTCGATCCTGACCTTCATCGTCCTGATCTTCTACTACACCTGGTACATGAACCGGCTCGATCGCGAGTTCGGCGTGGACGAGCAATAA
- a CDS encoding DcaP family trimeric outer membrane transporter gives MHQTMTSSPSAPARRPLATALLVALMAPGLAFAQTAREAELEARVAELERVVQQLLAQQEETSIRVEEVKTAQARQPAPVPEGAQPIQATTITPGANPGTRFTVGGNVRVDTMLTHTTDGDIAKNTAGRDFYIPGAIPVGGDGVDTYMDAHAKFSRLWFDASTELDSGDRIGARFEMDFFGGALGNSAATNTYGATVRHAYITWNNLLIGQTWSNFMDTAALIDSVDFVGPTDALIFVRQSQLRYTNGPWSVSIENPETTVQPFGGAPRVIAGDNSMPDFTARWTNRGDWGHFSVAGLVRQLKYEPVAGAEDTATGFAASVSGLVKLGERTDIRYQATGGEGFGRYIGLATVQQDAMADAAGNLDALGGWAAYIGLRHVFNPTVRGNVFYARSQWDNDTALTGLGVTRRVHSAHANLIWSPVPKLDLGVEAIWGERTIESGTDGELLRLHTMARYSF, from the coding sequence ATGCACCAGACCATGACGTCTTCGCCGTCGGCGCCCGCGCGCCGCCCCCTGGCCACCGCCCTGCTCGTCGCCCTGATGGCGCCAGGGCTGGCGTTCGCGCAGACCGCGCGCGAGGCTGAGCTGGAGGCCCGCGTGGCCGAGCTCGAACGGGTGGTCCAGCAGCTGCTGGCGCAGCAGGAGGAAACCAGCATCCGGGTCGAGGAAGTGAAGACGGCCCAAGCCCGCCAGCCCGCGCCGGTGCCCGAGGGCGCGCAGCCGATCCAGGCCACCACCATCACCCCGGGCGCCAACCCCGGCACCCGCTTCACGGTGGGCGGCAATGTGCGGGTGGACACCATGCTCACCCACACCACGGACGGTGACATCGCCAAGAACACCGCCGGCCGCGACTTCTACATCCCCGGCGCCATCCCGGTCGGCGGCGACGGCGTGGACACCTACATGGACGCCCACGCCAAGTTCTCGCGGCTGTGGTTCGATGCCAGCACCGAGCTGGATTCGGGCGACCGCATCGGGGCGCGCTTCGAGATGGACTTCTTCGGCGGCGCGCTGGGCAACAGCGCGGCCACCAACACCTACGGCGCCACCGTGCGCCACGCCTACATCACCTGGAACAACCTGCTGATCGGCCAGACCTGGTCGAACTTCATGGACACCGCGGCGCTCATCGATTCGGTCGACTTCGTCGGCCCCACGGATGCGCTGATCTTCGTGCGCCAGTCGCAGCTGCGTTACACCAACGGCCCCTGGTCGGTGTCGATCGAAAACCCGGAAACCACGGTGCAGCCGTTTGGCGGCGCGCCGCGCGTGATCGCCGGCGACAACTCCATGCCCGACTTCACCGCGCGCTGGACCAACCGCGGTGACTGGGGCCACTTCTCGGTGGCGGGTCTGGTCCGGCAGCTCAAGTACGAGCCGGTGGCCGGCGCGGAAGACACCGCCACCGGCTTCGCCGCGTCCGTGAGCGGGCTGGTGAAGCTGGGCGAACGCACCGACATCCGCTACCAGGCCACCGGCGGCGAGGGCTTCGGCCGCTACATCGGCCTGGCCACCGTGCAGCAGGACGCCATGGCCGATGCCGCCGGCAACCTGGATGCCCTGGGCGGCTGGGCCGCCTACATCGGCCTGCGCCATGTCTTCAATCCGACCGTGCGCGGCAACGTCTTCTACGCGCGCTCGCAGTGGGACAACGACACCGCGCTCACCGGCCTGGGGGTGACCCGCCGGGTGCACTCCGCGCACGCCAACCTGATCTGGTCGCCGGTGCCCAAGCTCGACCTGGGCGTGGAGGCGATCTGGGGCGAACGCACGATCGAATCCGGCACCGACGGGGAACTGCTGCGCCTGCACACGATGGCGCGCTACAGCTTCTGA
- the acs gene encoding acetate--CoA ligase: protein MNTPREIYPVPADFAAKARIGKEEYERLYQESVNDPDAFWGRVAERLEWMKKPTRIKDTSFDLDDFRIRWFEDGELNVSVNCLDRHLAERGDKTAIVFEPDSPDTPAQNITYRELHERVCKLANALRELGVKKGDRVTIYLPMIPEAAIAMLACARIGAIHMVVFGGFAPNSIADRVGNCGAKLIITADEGLRGSRKVPLKANVDAALKLPGTETVETVLVVRHTGAAVDMQMPRDRWYDAVVDSQPAECEPERMNAEDPLFILYTSGSTGKPKGVLHTTGGYLVYAAYTHELVFDIRDDDVYWCTADVGWVTGHSYIVYGPLANGATTLVFEGVPNYPDYSRFWQVVDKHKVTIFYTAPTAIRALMREGEEPVKKTSRQSLRLLGTVGEPINPEAWRWYHEVVGDGRCPIVDTWWQTENGGILIAPLPGAFDLKPGSATFPFFGVKPALVDANGNVVEGEGEGNLVITDAWPGMMRTVYGDHERFIETYFKTYPGTYFTGDGCRRDADGYYWITGRVDDVINVSGHRIGTAEVESALVAHDKVAEAAVVGFPHDIKGQGIYAYVTLIGDEEGSEELRKELVAHVRKEIGPIATPDYLQWAPGLPKTRSGKIMRRILRKIAENAPDQLGDTTTLADPSVVDALVRDRRQS from the coding sequence ATGAACACGCCCCGGGAGATCTATCCGGTGCCCGCCGATTTCGCTGCCAAGGCGCGCATCGGCAAGGAAGAATACGAGCGGCTCTACCAGGAGTCGGTGAACGATCCGGACGCGTTCTGGGGCCGGGTGGCCGAACGCCTGGAATGGATGAAGAAGCCCACGCGGATCAAGGACACCAGCTTCGACCTGGACGATTTCAGGATCCGCTGGTTCGAGGACGGGGAGCTCAACGTCAGCGTCAACTGCCTGGACCGGCACCTGGCCGAGCGCGGCGACAAGACCGCGATCGTGTTTGAGCCCGACTCGCCGGACACCCCGGCCCAGAACATCACCTACCGCGAGCTGCACGAGCGCGTGTGCAAGCTGGCCAACGCGCTGCGCGAGCTGGGGGTGAAGAAGGGTGACCGGGTCACGATCTACCTGCCGATGATCCCGGAGGCGGCCATCGCCATGCTCGCGTGCGCGCGCATCGGGGCCATCCACATGGTGGTGTTCGGCGGCTTCGCGCCCAACTCCATCGCCGACCGCGTGGGCAACTGCGGGGCCAAGCTCATCATCACCGCCGACGAGGGGCTGCGCGGCAGCAGGAAGGTTCCGCTGAAGGCGAACGTCGATGCGGCGCTCAAGCTGCCCGGCACCGAGACCGTGGAAACCGTGCTGGTGGTGCGCCATACGGGCGCCGCCGTGGACATGCAGATGCCGCGTGACCGCTGGTACGACGCGGTGGTGGACAGCCAGCCGGCCGAGTGCGAGCCGGAGCGGATGAACGCCGAGGACCCGCTGTTCATCCTCTACACCTCCGGCAGCACCGGCAAGCCCAAGGGCGTGCTGCACACCACGGGCGGGTACCTGGTGTATGCGGCCTACACGCACGAGCTGGTGTTCGACATCCGCGACGACGACGTCTACTGGTGCACCGCCGACGTGGGCTGGGTGACCGGCCACAGCTACATCGTCTACGGGCCGCTCGCCAATGGCGCCACCACCCTGGTGTTCGAGGGCGTGCCCAACTACCCGGACTACTCGCGCTTCTGGCAGGTGGTGGACAAGCACAAGGTCACCATCTTCTACACCGCCCCCACCGCCATCCGCGCGCTGATGCGCGAGGGCGAGGAGCCGGTGAAGAAGACCTCGCGCCAGTCGCTGCGCCTGCTGGGCACCGTGGGCGAGCCGATCAACCCCGAGGCCTGGCGCTGGTACCACGAGGTGGTGGGCGATGGCCGCTGCCCGATCGTGGACACCTGGTGGCAGACCGAGAACGGCGGGATCCTGATCGCGCCGCTGCCGGGCGCGTTCGACCTCAAGCCGGGTTCGGCTACCTTTCCGTTCTTCGGGGTGAAGCCGGCGCTGGTGGATGCGAACGGCAACGTGGTGGAGGGCGAAGGCGAGGGCAACCTGGTGATCACCGATGCCTGGCCGGGGATGATGCGCACCGTCTACGGTGACCACGAGCGCTTCATCGAGACCTATTTCAAGACCTATCCGGGCACCTACTTCACCGGTGACGGCTGCCGCCGCGATGCCGACGGCTACTACTGGATCACCGGCCGGGTGGACGACGTGATCAACGTCTCCGGCCACCGCATCGGCACCGCCGAGGTGGAGAGCGCGCTGGTGGCGCACGACAAGGTGGCGGAAGCCGCCGTGGTCGGCTTCCCGCACGACATCAAGGGCCAGGGCATCTACGCCTACGTGACCCTGATCGGCGACGAGGAGGGCAGCGAGGAGCTGCGCAAGGAGCTGGTGGCGCACGTGCGCAAGGAGATCGGGCCCATCGCGACCCCCGATTACCTGCAGTGGGCCCCGGGCCTGCCCAAGACCCGTTCGGGCAAGATCATGCGCCGGATCCTGCGCAAGATCGCCGAGAACGCGCCCGACCAGCTGGGCGATACCACGACCCTGGCCGACCCGTCGGTGGTCGACGCGCTGGTCAGGGACCGCCGCCAGTCCTGA
- a CDS encoding response regulator transcription factor, with protein sequence MPTLLIADDHPLFREALRGAIKRLLPTATLHEAEDTDGLYAMVEAEPDADLLLLDLNIPGANGFSALVYLRAHFPELPVVVVSAREEPAVMRRALDHGAMGFIPKSVDAQVLGEAIGQVLEGERWAPAAVANAPAADPDEQDVAARIRELTPQQFRVLQMLATGMLNKQIAFELGVAEATVKAHMSAILRKLGASNRTQAVLVAGRLAVDPPGGEGFDEDPAGETGGPG encoded by the coding sequence ATGCCGACCCTGCTGATCGCAGACGACCATCCCCTGTTCCGCGAAGCCCTGCGCGGCGCGATCAAGCGCCTGCTGCCCACGGCCACCCTGCACGAGGCCGAAGACACCGACGGCCTGTACGCAATGGTCGAGGCCGAGCCGGACGCGGACCTGCTGCTGCTTGACCTCAACATCCCCGGCGCCAACGGCTTCAGCGCGCTGGTGTACCTGCGCGCGCACTTCCCCGAGCTGCCGGTGGTGGTCGTTTCCGCCCGCGAGGAGCCGGCGGTGATGCGGCGCGCGCTCGACCATGGGGCGATGGGCTTCATCCCCAAGTCGGTGGACGCCCAGGTCCTGGGCGAGGCCATCGGGCAGGTGCTGGAGGGAGAGCGCTGGGCCCCGGCGGCGGTGGCCAACGCGCCGGCTGCCGACCCGGACGAGCAGGACGTGGCGGCGCGCATCCGCGAGCTCACGCCGCAGCAGTTCCGGGTGCTGCAGATGCTGGCCACCGGCATGCTCAACAAGCAGATCGCCTTCGAACTGGGCGTGGCCGAGGCCACGGTGAAGGCCCACATGAGCGCGATCCTGCGCAAGCTGGGCGCATCCAACCGCACCCAGGCGGTGCTGGTGGCGGGGCGCCTGGCGGTGGATCCGCCCGGGGGCGAGGGCTTCGACGAAGACCCGGCCGGCGAAACCGGCGGCCCCGGCTAG
- a CDS encoding exonuclease domain-containing protein: MSLRGLRRRWLARRHRGGEWAHLLHPPPEGEWVSLDLETTGLDPRRDHILSLAAVPVRGARVVLSERFERRIRPDRAFGIESVRHHLITPAEAAAGIQVTRAVREFLQWLGSRTLLGYHIGFDLEMLAPHVKAIAGFALPNERVELADAFASYVARTRPYDPHNLEFTHIARTLGVPVLGRHSALGDATTVAMCWLALQPRDAPRRQRSRSDAGLEDGQEAGA, translated from the coding sequence ATGAGCCTGCGCGGGCTCCGGCGACGCTGGCTGGCCCGCCGCCACCGCGGCGGCGAATGGGCCCACCTGCTGCATCCGCCCCCCGAGGGCGAATGGGTGAGCCTTGACCTTGAAACGACCGGCCTGGATCCGCGCCGCGACCATATCCTGAGCCTGGCCGCGGTGCCGGTGCGCGGCGCGCGCGTGGTGCTCTCGGAGCGGTTCGAGCGCAGGATCCGGCCCGACCGCGCCTTTGGCATCGAGTCCGTGCGCCACCACCTGATCACGCCGGCCGAAGCCGCCGCCGGCATCCAGGTCACGCGCGCGGTGCGCGAATTCCTGCAGTGGCTGGGCAGCCGCACGCTGCTGGGCTACCACATCGGCTTCGACCTGGAGATGCTGGCGCCGCATGTGAAAGCGATCGCCGGCTTCGCGCTCCCCAACGAGCGGGTGGAGCTAGCCGACGCGTTCGCCAGCTACGTCGCGCGCACCCGCCCCTACGATCCGCACAACCTCGAGTTCACCCACATCGCGCGCACCCTGGGCGTGCCGGTGCTCGGCCGCCACAGCGCGCTGGGCGACGCGACCACCGTGGCCATGTGCTGGCTGGCCCTGCAGCCCCGCGATGCCCCCAGGCGCCAACGGTCCCGGTCCGACGCGGGCCTGGAGGACGGGCAGGAAGCCGGCGCCTAG
- a CDS encoding DUF294 nucleotidyltransferase-like domain-containing protein has product MDPIPGLDLDQPPFDLLDAPSRERLQASVDLSLHPAGSTLIEAGQGSPNVFVILKGLVHAYQPGGAGGQRPFGDYGPGDLFGVWAVTVGRARLSYRTQTDTLCFLIPAALFHRLLADNPAFAAYFNEGMASKGRLAAGGPDHGEAAELMLIRVGDARATPPVRVHADVTIADATAQLHERQVDCLLVEDPAYPEPGIVTRTDLLEALALQRAPLEAEVGPLANRPLVAVDTGQALFEALIAMTERRIERVVVKDRDVITGTLGLAEVLSHFTSHSHLIGLRLGRARTLEQVTEAAQGMEQLIRALHAHGARMSYVMRLVSALNSRVMGRIFELLVPREVRPHLCLLVMGSEGRREQLLKTDQDNALVIADDLQWDGLEEAMERFSQTLMEVGYPPCPGKVMVNNPAWRMTVSGWHERTVRWQRQTDGQASLDLSIALDARPVAGNAELFTPVKQGLMALGEDEILLHHLARATLNFDTQLSFFGRVKSGEQGVDIKKAGIFPVVHGLRCLALRHGIPDTGTFERCDLLVDRGHLPRTLGRDLKQALSAFQRMRLRTQLATLDAGGTPDNFIDTGNLGRLDREMLRDGLHVIKDFRESIARSFRLST; this is encoded by the coding sequence ATGGACCCGATCCCCGGCCTTGACCTGGACCAGCCGCCGTTCGACCTGCTCGACGCGCCCAGCCGCGAGCGGCTGCAGGCCTCGGTGGACCTGAGCCTGCATCCCGCGGGCAGCACGCTGATCGAGGCCGGGCAGGGTTCGCCCAACGTGTTCGTGATCCTCAAGGGACTGGTGCACGCGTACCAGCCGGGCGGGGCGGGCGGGCAGCGGCCGTTTGGCGACTACGGCCCGGGCGACCTGTTCGGCGTGTGGGCGGTGACGGTGGGCCGGGCGCGCCTGAGCTACCGCACCCAGACCGACACCCTGTGTTTCCTGATCCCGGCGGCGCTGTTCCACCGGCTGCTCGCCGACAACCCGGCGTTCGCCGCCTATTTCAACGAGGGCATGGCCAGCAAGGGGCGCCTGGCCGCTGGCGGCCCGGACCACGGCGAGGCGGCCGAGCTGATGCTCATCCGGGTGGGCGACGCGCGGGCCACGCCGCCGGTGCGCGTGCATGCCGATGTCACCATCGCCGATGCCACCGCGCAGCTGCACGAGCGCCAGGTGGACTGCCTGCTGGTGGAGGACCCGGCGTACCCGGAGCCTGGCATCGTCACCCGCACCGACCTGCTCGAAGCGCTGGCGCTGCAGCGCGCGCCGCTGGAGGCGGAAGTCGGCCCGCTGGCCAACCGGCCGCTGGTGGCGGTGGACACCGGCCAGGCGCTGTTCGAGGCCCTGATCGCGATGACCGAGCGGCGCATCGAGCGGGTGGTGGTCAAGGATCGCGACGTCATCACCGGCACCCTGGGCCTGGCCGAGGTGCTCTCGCACTTCACCAGCCATTCGCACCTGATCGGCCTGCGCCTGGGGCGCGCGCGCACCCTGGAGCAGGTGACCGAAGCCGCACAGGGCATGGAGCAGCTGATCCGCGCCCTGCACGCGCACGGCGCGCGCATGTCCTACGTGATGCGGCTGGTGAGCGCGCTCAACAGCCGGGTGATGGGACGGATCTTCGAGCTGCTGGTGCCGCGCGAGGTGCGCCCGCACCTGTGCCTGCTGGTGATGGGCAGCGAGGGCCGGCGCGAGCAGCTGCTCAAGACCGACCAGGACAACGCGCTGGTGATCGCCGACGACCTGCAGTGGGACGGGCTGGAAGAAGCCATGGAGCGCTTCAGCCAGACCCTGATGGAGGTCGGCTACCCGCCCTGCCCGGGCAAGGTGATGGTCAACAACCCGGCCTGGCGGATGACGGTGAGCGGCTGGCACGAACGCACCGTGCGCTGGCAACGGCAGACCGACGGTCAGGCCTCGCTGGATCTGTCGATCGCGCTGGACGCGCGGCCGGTGGCCGGCAACGCCGAGCTGTTCACCCCGGTCAAGCAGGGCCTGATGGCGCTGGGCGAGGACGAGATCCTGCTCCACCACCTGGCCCGGGCGACGCTCAACTTCGACACCCAGCTGAGCTTCTTCGGCCGGGTCAAGTCCGGCGAGCAGGGCGTGGACATCAAGAAGGCCGGCATCTTCCCGGTCGTGCACGGGCTGCGCTGCCTGGCGCTGCGGCACGGCATCCCGGACACCGGCACCTTCGAGCGCTGCGACCTGCTGGTGGACCGCGGCCACCTGCCGCGCACCCTGGGCCGCGACCTCAAGCAGGCCCTGAGCGCATTCCAGCGCATGCGCCTGCGCACCCAGCTGGCCACCCTCGACGCCGGAGGCACGCCGGACAATTTCATCGACACCGGCAACCTGGGCCGGCTGGACCGCGAGATGCTCCGCGACGGGCTGCACGTGATCAAGGATTTCCGCGAGTCCATCGCCCGCAGCTTCCGCCTCTCCACATGA